GCGCTGACCCTGACGGCTATCGTCATCGGCCTGGCCACTTCGGCGCTGCTCCTTTCGCTGGTAATATTACTTTATAGACACTATGGGACGCTCGACGTCCGCGAGATCAGGAGGCTGAGGGGATGAACTGGCAGACGCACCTTCCGGCGCTGGCCCTGGCTGTGCCCCTCCTGGGAGCCTTCCTTTCCCTGGTAGTCGGTCACGCCGGACGTTTCATACGCAACACCTGGATGGTTATTGTCTCCATTGCCACCACCGCCATCTCCGTCATGCTTCTGCAAAGGGTTCTCGCGGGCGGGACGATGGTCTACGTAATGGGTGCCGAGGCCTGGAACGTCACCCTTCCCTCGGGCCTGAGCTGGCCTGTAAGGATCATCCTCCAAGTTGACGCCTTCAGCGCCTTCATGGGCGTGACCAGTTCCATAGCCGCCCTTGCCGGTGCTTTCTTTTCCCTTCGCTTCATGGACAAGTTCACCGGCCTGGAGAAGTTCTCGGCCCTTTACTTCCTGCTGGTTGCGGGCATGCTGGGCATGCAGCTCACCGGTGACCTTTTCAACTTCTTCGTCTTCCTCGAGATAGCCTCGGTGGCATCCTTCGGGCTTATCGCCTTTTGGAGGGACCGACCCGAGGCGATAGAAGCTTCCTTCAAGTACATGGTGGTCTCCACCGTGTCAGCCATGTTCGTGCTCATCGCCGTCGGATTCCTTTATGGGCGGTACAATGCTGTCAACATTGCGGCCGTCGCCAGGATGCTCCACATGGGCTACGCCGAAAAAATTGCCCTGGTCTTCCTCGTGGTGTCGCTGGCCATGAAAAGTGGTGCCGTCCCCATGCACATGTGGACCCCCGACGCCTATGCCGAGGCTCCGGCAGGGGTCACCTGCCTGCTGGTCGCCGTCAGCCAGGCGTCGCTCTACGGACTTTTCCGGGTCTGCTTCACCCTTTACGGCGTGACCCTTGGAAGCGCAGTGATACCCTGGACGATAATCATCATGGGTGTCCTCTCCATGTTCATCGGGGTCACCATGGCCGTCATTCAGAAAGAGATGAAACGGCTAATGGCCTATCATTCGGTCTCCCAGATAGGCTACATACTGCTGGCCCTGGGTGTTGGACTTCTTTCGCTTAAGGACCACCAGGCCATGGCCGATTATGGCTTCACCGCCATGAAGGGCGGCATCTTCCACATCGTCAACTACACCATGTACAAGGGCCTGCTCTTCCTCAGCGCCGGCGCGGTGTTCTACTCGGCCGGCACCCGGGATCTCAACGAACTCGGCGGCCTGGCCAGGCAGATGCCCCAGACGACCTTTATGTTCGCCATCGCAGCCG
The Thermovirga sp. DNA segment above includes these coding regions:
- a CDS encoding NADH:ubiquinone oxidoreductase; translated protein: MNWQTHLPALALAVPLLGAFLSLVVGHAGRFIRNTWMVIVSIATTAISVMLLQRVLAGGTMVYVMGAEAWNVTLPSGLSWPVRIILQVDAFSAFMGVTSSIAALAGAFFSLRFMDKFTGLEKFSALYFLLVAGMLGMQLTGDLFNFFVFLEIASVASFGLIAFWRDRPEAIEASFKYMVVSTVSAMFVLIAVGFLYGRYNAVNIAAVARMLHMGYAEKIALVFLVVSLAMKSGAVPMHMWTPDAYAEAPAGVTCLLVAVSQASLYGLFRVCFTLYGVTLGSAVIPWTIIIMGVLSMFIGVTMAVIQKEMKRLMAYHSVSQIGYILLALGVGLLSLKDHQAMADYGFTAMKGGIFHIVNYTMYKGLLFLSAGAVFYSAGTRDLNELGGLARQMPQTTFMFAIAAAAIAGLPPFNGFVSKLLIYQTTFAVYPLLAVVALVTSVLTLASFVKVFQTAFLGPARKTFEKVVEVPASMLLGMSVLTLVIVALTLFPGWTLSHLVEPAAKALVDQAGYISAIMGGGL